The following DNA comes from ANME-2 cluster archaeon.
TATAGTAGATGACCCTATAGTGTTTGTTCGATCGGCTCTTGAAGACCTGGATAAGGAAAAGTTCGAGTTCATTGAAACTGGTACCGGTATCAATTTTCCAGTGCTCGCCTCCTCTAACGGATGGGTAATATTTAAGGCTGGGATTACAGAAGGGGACATTGCAACAACTGCTGAATTACAATTCATCACAGGTAACATCAAAAGTATGGGAATAAGGCCAATAAACAGGGGATTTAATGCAGTGATAGAGGCCGCGATCTATGCCACAAGATATAAAGTATTTAATGATGAAACTTTTTTATCTAAGATAAAATCATATGAAGCTTTAATAAATAAGTGTGGGGGCCGCAGTGAAAAAGAAGCATATAGTCTAATAAATAGATTACTGTTAATTAAATGTTGAGATTCACATAAATCATTCATTCGATTTGATTAACTTTTGTACAGACTCTTATGGATTATTAGAGATTGTCGGAAAAGTACCTAAAAAGCGCCTAAATTGAAACTTCCAGAAATATTGTTAAAACTAAATCACTATGCTGCGCCCGGTCAAGTTTAGACAGTAAAGCTAAAATATTCGAAAATTAGGCTTTTCCGACAATCTCTATTATACTATTTATTAAAACGAAAATTTTTACACACTATTACCAAAAAAATCCTTGCAAAAAGAGTATACTAATTAAAACTGGAAAAGACGCAAGAGTTAATAAATGACAAACACTGCAAACATATTGCAGGAACTTGTAACTGATTTGAAAAATCCTGGTGGCATTGAAGCATGCACCATCGTCAGCCGTGATGGGCTTTTAATGAGTTCTGACATACCTGGTGGCATAATGGACGAAACATTTACTGCCATGTTCGCGACTATGCTGGAAGCTGCAGAAACAGCTACTACACAACTTGATAAAGTACTATCTGGCAGGATAATTGTTGAATGGCATAACAGGACTATATGGGCACGAAGTATCCCTGGGAAGGGGTGTGTCTTCCACATCATACTGCCTGTTATGCAACCTAATACAAGCTCATAAATGTTTAAATAATATGAATGTAATTGTATATGTAGAATAATATATGTAGACTAATATAAATTAGTTGAACTGTGTTTTGTGTGGGAATCAAAATGACTAAAATGATAATGATAGTGGATGATGAACCAGATACGGTCGAACTGGTAAAACTTGTCCTGGAAACAGAAGGTTATGAGACTTCAGCAGCATATAGTGGTTCGGAAGCTCTTGAAAAGATCAAGACCAAAAAACCGGATATGGTACTTCTTGATATTATGATGCCCTTGATGGATGGATGGGCAGTACGCACGAAGCTGTTGGAGGACAAAGAAACAAAGGACATACCGATCATCATGTTAACTGCCAAGGCCCAGCCCATTGATAGGATGATCGGGCTGCATGTGGTGGAGGTGGCCGATTATATTACAAAACCTTTCGGACGCAGGGAACTTGTTGATAGAGTAAGGGCGGTGCTGGGAGAATAGTAGATATACTTGTCTGCTGTCGATATATTTATTAATCCTGGGATAGTGTTCTCAGGAATCTATCAGGTGGTTGAACAGGTATGGACAGACTGGCACTCATTAAACGGAATACTGAAGAGATTGTAACACAGGAAGAACTGGAACGGTTACTGGAGACTAAGGAATCTCCTACTGCCTATGTGGGCTATGAACCCAGCGGTAAGATACACATGGGTCATGTCCTAACCGTTAATAAGTTGATAGACCTGCAGAACGCCGGATTTAAGGTGACGGTGCTGCTGGCAGATGTTCATGCGTATCTCAACGAGAAGGGGACCATGGAAGAAGTAAAGAAGGTTGCTGATTTTAACAAGGAATGTTTTATTGCACTGGGTCTTGAGGAAGGGAAGACCAATTTTGTTTATGGCTCTGATTACCAGCTTGAACCTGATTATATGTTGAGTGTGTTAAAACTGGCCCGGGATACGACACTGAACCGTGCCAAACGCAGTATGGACGAGGTCAGTCGTAGTACCGATAATCCAAGGGTGTCCCAGATGGTGTATCCCCTGATGCAGGCCGTGGACATTGCTATGCTTGGAGTTGACGTGGCTGTTGGCGGTATTGACCAGCGTAAGATACATATGCTGGCAAGGGAAGGGCTGCCCGGGCTGGGGTATAAGGCGCCTATTTGCATACATACGCCTATCCTGCTGGGACTGGACGGCAAGAAAATGTCCTCCTCGTCAAATAATTTCATTTCCATGGATGATACAGAAAAGGCGGTAAAGAAGAAGGTCAATAAGGCGTTCTGCCCTGAAGGGGATATAGTGGATAACTCGGTGCTGGCGCTGTTTAAGTATCATATCATGCCCAGGTTTGAGGAGATCACTATACATCGGCCTGAGAAGTATGGCGGTGACCTGCATTACCCTGGATATGAGGAACTGGAGGCTGAGTTTGCATCGAAAGAACTGCATCCTATGGACCTAAAAGCAGGTGCTGCGGATTACATGAACAGGATACTTGAGCCTGTGCGTGAGAAGATGTGACTTTTGTTATTAGTATTCTTTTCAATGTGATGTAAGGCACATGCCGGCCTTTATGAGCGTGGGGTGCAGGGATTAGGGAATGCTCATGACTTCTATAGTTTTAGCCTGCTTTTTGCAACTTTCAAATTGCTAAAGTCTGAATTTATTCCGTCCTTCTTATTCATCCTTAGCGTGAGTCTCCTTTAACATATCATCAATTCATCTGAACATCTCATTAGAATACGTAACTTTTTCAATTTCCCATCCTTTTGGTGTATATACCAGTAGTGGTAAACGATATTCATATCTTATATCCAGATACCCGTTCACAATAACCCAATCGACCCGTGCAAGAATATCTTCCGGTGAAAGGTCATGATAATATCCATAGACCGGACTCCGGTCAAGCTTTAACTCAAGCAGCTTCTTCTGTCTTGAACCTTTTAATATTTTTACAAGCAGGTTCCGGCCCCCACTCATGATCAGATTATCAGCACCTCGTAGGATTGCTGTCAGTTCCTCTATGGGAAGGGTACTTATACCCTTTGGATCGAGTGTATATGGAACCCTTTTTACTCTTTTTGACATAACAGATTATAGATTGTAGAGGATTTTATCTAAATGTACTCAGTATGCTGCAATATCCAGTCACCAATCACATCTAACGCAGTCGGTGATATGGTTTCTTCGATCTGTTGATACTCAGATGGGAATCCGGTTGTTGCGGTCTGGAACAGGTGGTTCAGATCTGGCAGTTCCATCACCGTATAGTCCTTATTGCCTCCGGTCAGTAAGGCTTCCTCAATAACTGGCAGGTTTTGCCTGGGTGGAACCTGCATGTCTTTTTCACCGATGATTGCAAGTACCGGGCATTGTACATTTATTAAGGTTGGTTTGGGGTCATAGGTCAAAAAATATCTAAACCATGGCGATAAGTATTTCTCTATTTCAGCCTGCTTATTTTCTTTAGGCATTTCAATTTCATCCAGAATCACATTGAGCTTTTTTTCAGCAGCCGCATTGTCTATCTCATTTTTTACCACATCGAATATGCGTGATTGCATCTCACGGTTCCTGGTGATTTCATCATCGCTTACTCCTTCTGATATGAGCATAAGTTCTGATTGCAGATACAGGATCTCTTCTCCTGTTACGCCTGGTCCTCCTATCATCACAATAAAAGCAACATCTTCTGATCGAACAGCTGCCATTGGGGCAATTATCCCTCCTTCACTATGACCGATGAGACCGATCTTACCTGAGTTGATCTCCTCACGACCTTTAAGATACTCAACGCCAGTGAGCACATCACCTGCAAAATCCTCGCTTGTAGCCTGGGATACATTACCGCTTGATCCCCCTATTCCACGATCATCCACTCTTAGGACCGCGATCCCACGACGTGTCAGGTAATCAGACAGTACAAGGAATGGGCTATGACCTAATATCGTTTCATTACGATCCTGGGCACCAGAACCAGTGATCAGCAGCACTGCAGGGAATGGGCCTTCTGATGTTGGCAAAGTCAATGTCCCGGCGAGTTCAATTCCCGTAGTCTCATTTTTATAAATGACTTCTTCGTCTTCGTATGGATACGGTCTCTCCGGTTCCTGCGGCCGATTGAGAACAGGTGCTTTATCAGTGCGTTGTAGTATTAATGGAAATGATTGTCCGGACTGTTCCCAATTTCCATTAATGGTTTGATCATCCTCACTGAACATGCCATTATAAACGCCCCGGATGGATTGTACCTCAAGATTTAACTTATCATTTTGAAAAGTAACCTTGTCTACAGGTATGCCGGTGACTCCCTGGTCAGGGCTATTTATAGTTGCGGTTAATGCACTGTTTTGCCCTGCTGAAATATTGAACACAATTCGAAGTTTTGTGCCGGAAACCTCCAGGACTCCCTGCCATATGCCTTGAATATCTTGTTGATCTGTAAGTACTGTACCCCCATCATCCTGATCAGAAACACTATCATTCTGTGAGGTACAACCAAGACCAAACACACTCAATATAATCACGAAGATCACAGTAATTTGTTTCATAATAATTCCTCTACTCAATTAATTATGGGTATTTTATTTAAACTATTTGATAATGATAAAATGACTCTGGTGTGCGCCCTCCCAATGTGCAATTCGGGAATTCTTGACCGTCGTTGACATCGTTGACATCGTTACGTATCTTATTTTTATAGTATGTCAAATGGGTCAATTTTGGGTGGGAATTTACAGTTACATCTGTATCTAATATATCTATGGAAATAACTGGATTTTAGTATTGTGTCTATCAAGTGTAACTTAATATACCAATAAACAATTATAAATATAATGATTCCATACATAATGATAATGAAATTCTACAACCGGCAACGTGAACTTGAGCTTTTGGACCTGCTTTATGGAAGTAGACCATCGTTGTTGGTATTAACAGGTAAAAGAAGAGTAGGAAAAACTGAACTGATAAAACAGTTCATGAAGGACAGGAAGTCGCTTTATTTTTTTGTTGACAGCAATAAAAGTATTGAGATTTTAATGACCGAGTTTAACCATCTGTTAAAAGACGGTCTTGGAC
Coding sequences within:
- a CDS encoding DUF447 family protein — protein: MSIELDSYGIMEGINEVIVTTKSIDDRPNAAPIGLIRRNGRLTVRIYNESHTCTNIKDTGLLAVNIVDDPIVFVRSALEDLDKEKFEFIETGTGINFPVLASSNGWVIFKAGITEGDIATTAELQFITGNIKSMGIRPINRGFNAVIEAAIYATRYKVFNDETFLSKIKSYEALINKCGGRSEKEAYSLINRLLLIKC
- a CDS encoding response regulator — protein: MTKMIMIVDDEPDTVELVKLVLETEGYETSAAYSGSEALEKIKTKKPDMVLLDIMMPLMDGWAVRTKLLEDKETKDIPIIMLTAKAQPIDRMIGLHVVEVADYITKPFGRRELVDRVRAVLGE
- a CDS encoding tyrosine--tRNA ligase; this translates as MDRLALIKRNTEEIVTQEELERLLETKESPTAYVGYEPSGKIHMGHVLTVNKLIDLQNAGFKVTVLLADVHAYLNEKGTMEEVKKVADFNKECFIALGLEEGKTNFVYGSDYQLEPDYMLSVLKLARDTTLNRAKRSMDEVSRSTDNPRVSQMVYPLMQAVDIAMLGVDVAVGGIDQRKIHMLAREGLPGLGYKAPICIHTPILLGLDGKKMSSSSNNFISMDDTEKAVKKKVNKAFCPEGDIVDNSVLALFKYHIMPRFEEITIHRPEKYGGDLHYPGYEELEAEFASKELHPMDLKAGAADYMNRILEPVREKM
- a CDS encoding alpha/beta fold hydrolase translates to MKQITVIFVIILSVFGLGCTSQNDSVSDQDDGGTVLTDQQDIQGIWQGVLEVSGTKLRIVFNISAGQNSALTATINSPDQGVTGIPVDKVTFQNDKLNLEVQSIRGVYNGMFSEDDQTINGNWEQSGQSFPLILQRTDKAPVLNRPQEPERPYPYEDEEVIYKNETTGIELAGTLTLPTSEGPFPAVLLITGSGAQDRNETILGHSPFLVLSDYLTRRGIAVLRVDDRGIGGSSGNVSQATSEDFAGDVLTGVEYLKGREEINSGKIGLIGHSEGGIIAPMAAVRSEDVAFIVMIGGPGVTGEEILYLQSELMLISEGVSDDEITRNREMQSRIFDVVKNEIDNAAAEKKLNVILDEIEMPKENKQAEIEKYLSPWFRYFLTYDPKPTLINVQCPVLAIIGEKDMQVPPRQNLPVIEEALLTGGNKDYTVMELPDLNHLFQTATTGFPSEYQQIEETISPTALDVIGDWILQHTEYI